The window TGTACTTCTTGAGGGCCTTGTCAATATTTTCGCAATCTTTTGAATCGATGATCAGCATGGTTATATACCTCCTTTGGTAAATTTTGGAGGGCAAAGATAGGATTATTGCCGAAATCACCAAAAGCTTTTTCAATTTGGCTTGCCTTTCCATTAAATTGCAAGCATGTTTACAGGCATAATTGAGTCCCTGGGCACCATTGCTGCCCTTGAAACCAGCGGGACCAACAAGATATTCTGGGTCAGCTCCCCCATTTCCCACGAATTAAAAATTGACCAGAGTGTGGCCCACAACGGGGTTTGTCTCACAGTGGACGCCCTGAAGGATGGTCAACACCGGGTGACCGCAATTGCAGAGACCCTGGAAAAGACCAATTTGGGCGAGCTGCAACCTGGAGACCTTCTCAACCTGGAGAGGTGCATGGTCATGAACGGAAGGATCGATGGCCATATCGTTCAAGGACATGTTGACGGGACAGGAACCTGTAC is drawn from Flavihumibacter rivuli and contains these coding sequences:
- a CDS encoding riboflavin synthase — encoded protein: MFTGIIESLGTIAALETSGTNKIFWVSSPISHELKIDQSVAHNGVCLTVDALKDGQHRVTAIAETLEKTNLGELQPGDLLNLERCMVMNGRIDGHIVQGHVDGTGTCTGVKDLDGSWEYRFSIDPQFAPLIIEKGSICINGTSLTLFNVTTDSFSVAIIPYTYEHTNINQLVPGSKVNLEFDMIGKYVNRLRSLSTGT